A window from Podospora bellae-mahoneyi strain CBS 112042 chromosome 1 map unlocalized CBS112042p_1.3, whole genome shotgun sequence encodes these proteins:
- a CDS encoding uncharacterized protein (EggNog:ENOG503NZ3K; COG:S), translating to MNSQEEHRPKPKMRLLNVTTREVEEFFEPSIPPYAIFSHTWGPEEVTFQDLESLSAFRKPRPATPPPSSIPSLLGSNHGYITATRPELPLEKTEVMKLMMLANMLTALRGHRDASRFQRQSAYFSPLPPSPEIDDDLQSHRSFSSSTTMTPSSSPPLALPPPSPPMKPPQPQVHPVQQKAGYTKLSYACTQASKDGHSYIWIDTVCIDRRSSSELSEAINSMFGWYQKAAVCYAYLDDVHFDSYTSGYRTWKDDFSASRWFTRGWTLQELVAPKKLVFYAHGWRLLGTKSSLVKTVEKITGIEEVVLLEPKLVHNSSIAQRMAWAAGRETTRAEDVAYCLLGLFGVNLPIIYGEGYDKAFLRLQEEIIRRTDDQSIFAWGALGKEDKSSKRTRTTPELDELDFEALSGTMPVLARSPADFKGMEKVVVSPPSTEPVSDYAMTNKGLHVKFNLVSASNSATQTQQLYFGVLNCHSEDDPSRRLAVLLSQTATSNVMVRTRSRMPTMVSVSDLEKAERRDIYIPNTAANRPQAAKAIEEILVLKYPDLVAPGYEVIDVQSKGHAQYNKEFGTLRVGALDSRVLYQLAVVTFWNKHLKCGFVLRVIVDGGTKRAWVDQVQPQAIPQPGEVAEDGQDMVKTAKDIWLDPGRVEVIATGGRRSVLVDVTNPEKYEEAEGQEGKGFMLKPTAEIKAFETVTFVEKWERDYMRTVNAKMVRKNKGVLELSMSSLLWQAAQTNDQAE from the coding sequence ATGAACTCTCAGGAAGAACACCGCCCAAAACCTAAAATGAGACTGCTCAATGTCACCACCcgcgaggtggaggagttctTTGAGCCCAGCATTCCTCCCTATGCCATATTTTCACACACTTGGGGTCCCGAGGAGGTGACCTTTCAGGATTTGGAGTCCCTTTCCGCATTTCGAAAACCCAGACCAGCTACAccgccaccatcttcaaTACCATCTCTACTCGGCTCAAACCATGGCTACATCACCGCCACCCGACCAGAGCTGCCGCTGGAAAAGACCGAAGTCATGAAGCTCATGATGCTGGCCAACATGCTCACGGCTCTCCGCGGGCATCGTGATGCAAGCCGGTTCCAGCGCCAGTCTGCTTACTTTTCGCCCCTACCACCATCGCCCGAaatcgacgacgacctccaAAGTCACAGATCTTTCTCATCTTCCACAACCATgacgccatcatcgtcaccgccGTTAGCATtgccgcctccttctcctcccatgaaaccaccacaaccgcagGTCCACCCAGTCCAACAAAAGGCGGGATACACCAAACTCAGCTATGCATGCACCCAGGCTTCCAAAGACGGCCACTCGTACATCTGGATCGACACTGTCTGCATCGAcaggagaagcagcagcgagCTTTCTGAGGCGATCAACTCCATGTTTGGCTGGTACCAAAAAGCGGCTGTCTGCTACGCCTATCTTGACGACGTTCACTTTGACAGCTACACCTCTGGGTACCGAACATGGAAGGATGACTTTTCTGCCTCGAGATGGTTCACGCGGGGCTGGACCCTTCAAGAGCTTGTTGCGCCGAAAAAGCTTGTATTTTACGCCCACGGCTGGCGATTGCTCGGGACCAAGTCTAGTTTGGTCAAGACGGTGGAGAAGATTACAGGAATTGAGGAGGTGGTCTTGTTGGAGCCGAAGCTGGTTCACAACTCTAGCATTGCGCAGCGAATGGCGTGGGCTGCGGGCAGAGAAACGACTAGAGCGGAGGATGTGGCGTATTGTCTGCTTGGATTGTTTGGGGTCAACCTGCCAATAATCTATGGCGAGGGATATGACAAGGCCTTTCTGAGGCTACAGGAAGAGATCATCCGCCGGACGGACGATCAGTCAATATTTGCCTGGGGCGCCCTAGGAAAAGAGGACAAGTCTTCAAAACGAACGCGGACGACACCCGAGTTGGATGAATTGGATTTCGAGGCCCTCTCGGGCACCATGCCGGTGCTGGCGAGATCACCTGCCGACTTTAAGGGGATGGAAAAGGTTGTTGTATCGCCACCTTCAACAGAACCTGTCTCCGACTACGCCATGACCAACAAGGGACTGCACGTCAAATTCAACCTCGTCAGCGCAAGCAACTCGGCAACACAGACTCAGCAACTCTATTTCGGCGTGCTCAACTGCCACTCCGAGGACGACCCTTCAAGGCGACTGGCGGTCTTGCTTTCGCAGACGGCGACGTCCAATGTGATGGTGCGGACTCGCTCGAGAATGCCAACCATGGTCTCGGTGTCGGACTTGGAAAAGGCTGAGCGGCGTGATATTTACATCCCCAACACAGCGGCCAATCGGCCACAGGCGGCAAAGGCGATAGAGGAGATTTTGGTGCTCAAGTATCCCGACCTCGTCGCGCCAGGGTATGAAGTTATCGATGTCCAGAGCAAGGGCCATGCGCAATACAACAAGGAGTTTGGGACGTTGCGAGTCGGCGCTCTGGACTCGAGGGTGCTCTATcagctggcggtggtgacaTTCTGGAACAAGCATCTCAAGTGCGGATTCGTTCTCAGGGTCATTGTGGACGGCGGAACGAAAAGGGCCTGGGTGGATCAGGTTCAACCTCAGGCCATTCCACAGCCCGGCGAGGTAGCCGAGGATGGGCAAGACATGGTCAAAACTGCCAAAGACATCTGGTTAGACCCTGGGCGTGTCGAGGTCATCGCCActggtgggaggaggagcgtcCTGGTTGACGTGACAAATCCGGAGAAGTacgaggaggcagagggtCAGGAGGGGAAGGGCTTCATGTTGAAGCCGACAGCAGAGATCAAGGCCTTTGAGACTGTGACGTTTGTGGAGAAATGGGAGAGGGATTACATGCGGACTGTCAATGCCAAGATGGTCAGGAAGAACAAGGGTGTGCTGGAGCTTAGCATGAGCAGTTTGCTTTGGCAAGCGGCACAGACGAATGATCAAGCGGAATAG
- a CDS encoding uncharacterized protein (COG:S; EggNog:ENOG503PAGB), protein MRASRASRSEPTTAVAPPSPTQRLVKHASFSFPALQDQNQGHSLSVSAYTMSRWHLETCMSPDMVVTGGTHIYCMICNQAPDIDKLVADPDHQDPTAPSIPPDEPYGAYNLSWPPGIPYRRTGQHITREEPVDRNEAENSNSSEGLVSNIQVRAAYEKALGPDEFRIICLPSTDDVNTPIHLMLETYGDERYPEYETVSYTWGGEDEDGTLCKPVFVGPYWDVLLQTKNCWEMLRFLRPRRGYRLVWVDAICINQLDSLERATQVAKMRSIYKNSRRTVVYLGPEISPITTHAHPVRLSAREAVTLSRGGETELIGSGGKVNLGQLLLCRYFSRIWLFSLLGLVPNNNLTPDYGISRIHAQIGVAAHSLFRLGSFENFYIAPTQQRERPDNYPSWVPYRARTGGAARVSWTSQEPERVLQEFYEALKRHFDKSYSGRHVIYQPEEDNESTLWTAEATIDVDTAALTLKATHLATCTDVPVEVPFTKENHFRSRTEREPEWKAFVVRSNEMEMYLLSNRSSALDKVVKPFDHIYWLHRDYTKEETPGFLILRPIKGQEGKRFRLIGFCSQVLFVEVFVAGRKTVPNRQPNRARSIAIHYLSFSNLQRGLKRAVDDAVAKFGCLEELFPGVVTPQGQLLSFLALMKLASWPSEPFTFFSEYLSHLDSRYDGVVTKEMRRLEDDQHEVEILTITVPSTDISKFVLSWGYLRSPFVKFQQLQSREGQDVPWDESRVVVVETLQEDDVLRLRAELSAKDLADLRRSGKRDSSGPGEQQISNVISPEAQTVWKYFQELEKARWATGGMGIQEMVGLVQSGQDTSSMACPEWPADIVDAFQAQGNTLQITIV, encoded by the exons ATGAGGGCCTCACGTGCGAGTCGTAGCGAACCAACGACTGCAGTagcccctccctcccccacccagcGACTGGTGAAGCATgcatctttttctttccccgCACTTCAAGACCAGAACCAAGGCCATTCCCTGTCGGTATCAGCATACACAATGAGTCGATGGCATCTAGAGACTTGCATGTCACCTGATATGGTGGTGACTGGTGGAACACACATCTACTGCATGATATGCAACCAAGCACCAGACATTGACAAGCTTGTTGCCGACCCTGATCATCAGGATCCCACAGCGCCTTCGATTCCGCCAGATGAGCCGTACGGCGCATACAACCTTTCATGGCCGCCGGGCATACCCTATAGAAGGACTGGGCAGCATATCACAAGGGAAGAACCAGTGGACCGAAATGAAGCAGAGAACAGCAACTCCTCAGAGGGCTTGGTCAGTAACATCCAAGTTAGGGCCGCGTATGAGAAGGCATTGGGTCCGGATGAGTTCCGAATCATTTGCCTTCCAAGCACAGACGATGTGAATACACCTATTCACTTGATGCTCGAGACGTATGGCGATGAGCGCTATCCGGAATACGAGACTGTGTCGTATACATGGGGcggagaagatgaagacggaACCCTTTGCAAGCCAGTCTTTGTTGGGCCTTACTGGGACGTGTTGCTGCAGACCAAAAATTGCTGGGAAATGCTGAGATTCCTCAGACCTCGGCGAGGCTATCGCTTGGTCTGGGTTGACGCCATCTGTATCAACCAGCTGGACTCGCTGGAGAGAGCAACACAGGTGGCGAAGATGAGATCGATTTACAAAAACAGTCGACGAACGGTTGTTTATTTGGGCCCTGAGATCAGTCCTATCACCACACATGCCCACCCAGTCCGACTCTCAGCAAGAGAGGCAGTCACCTTGTCGCGAGGAGGGGAGACTGAGCTCATCGGTTCGGGCGGCAAAGTAAACTTGGGGCAGTTGCTTCTGTGTCGGTACTTTAGTCGCATCTGG TTGTTTAGCCTCCTGGGTCTAGTTCCTAACAACAATTTAACGCCAGATTACGGAATTTCCCGGATACACGCGCAGATAGGAGTTGCCGCACACTCGCTGTTCCGCCTTGGTTCCTTCGAAAACTTCTACATAGCTCCCACTCAGCAGAGAGAACGACCCGACAATTATCCATCTTGGGTGCCCTACCGAGCTCGaacaggaggagcagcacgAGTGTCATGGACATCCCAGGAACCAGAACGTGTTCTCCAGGAATTCTACGAGGCCCTGAAGCGCCACTTTGATAAGTCTTATTCAGGCCGTCATGTAATCTATCAGCCGGAAGAAGATAATGAATCAACCCTTTGGACGGCCGAAGCTACCATCGATGTAGACACAGCAGCCTTGACCCTTAAAGCGACGCATTTGGCGACATGTACGGATGTGCCTGTTGAGGTTCCTTTTACCAAGGAGAACCATTTCAGGTCACGTACTGAGAGGGAACCCGAATGGAAGGCCTTTGTGGTGCGGTCTAACGAGATGGAGATGTATCTTCTCTCAAACCGGAGCAGTGCCCTTGATAAAGTAGTTAAACCATTCGACCACATCTACTGGCTGCACAGGGATTATACAAAGGAAGAAACGCCAGGTTTCTTGATCCTGCGTCCCATAAAAGGACAAGAGGGGAAACGGTTTCGGTTGATCGGCTTTTGTAGCCAGGTGTTGTTTGTCGAGGTCTTCGTTGCCGGACGGAAGACTGTCCCAAACAGGCAACCAAACAGGGCACGCAGTATCGCTATTCATTATCTTTCTTTCTCTAATCTTCAGAGAGGATTGAAGCGAGCTGTGGATGATGCTGTCGCGAAATTTGGATGTTTAGAGGAATTGTTTCCAGGCGTAGTCACACCACAGGGTCAGCTGTTGAGtttcttggccttgatgaagCTGGCCTCCTGGCCATCGGAGCCGTTCACTTTCTTTTCGGAATACCTGAGCCACCTTGACTCAAGATACGATGGCGTGGTTACCAAGGAAATGAGGAGACTCGAGGACGACCAGCACGAAGTCGAGATCCTTACCATCACCGTGCCATCCACCGACATATCCAAGTTTGTGTTATCATGGGGATACTTGCGCTCTCCTTTCGTCAAGTTTCAGCAGCTACAATCACGGGAGGGACAAGATGTACCATGGGATGAAAGCAGAGTTGTTGTAGTGGAAACTCTCCAGGAAGATGATGTGCTGCGGCTCCGGGCTGAACTGAGCGCCAAGGACCTGGCTGACCTGAGGAGAAGCGGGAAGCGTGACAGTTCGGGCCCCGGTGAGCAGCAAATCAGCAATGTAATTTCACCGGAGGCTCAGACTGTCTGGAAATACTTTcaagagctggaaaaggCGCGCTGGGCGACAGGAGGAATGGGCATCCAGGAGATGGTCGGGCTTGTTCAATCTGGCCAAGACACAAGTTCAATGGCTTGCCCTGAATGGCCGGCTGATATCGTGGATGCGTTTCAGGCCCAGGGCAACACTTTACAAATCACGATTGTGTAG
- a CDS encoding uncharacterized protein (BUSCO:EOG09264NDD; EggNog:ENOG503P0EY; COG:S) translates to MTTHKAKAADDDIDDLFKDIGADSATTKGPKTKLPAKGKPDPATDDFDPLAELETQLGEEKAPRPHTPRIRENVQKASPALKRTSTNTPPPRADTARKSAESTGSYHATPSATSSDEVEKKLEQPQATGTASSGGGGWWGGLLSTATAAMKTAEAAVKEIQQNEEARKWADQVRGNVGALRGLGDELRHRALPSLTTILHTLAPPISSHERLLIHITHDLVGYPSLDPLIYAVFNRVMAQVEGGDLLVIQRGQESGAASNAQHSTAGWRDGPWWRVTDAPGRDLGIVGGLVEGSKLCRANAEGYATDYFSSRGGIEAARQRALEPVSESNPVRSSDIFLSVQAVSVKGDKGLFAGTAGEEKAKQDSMAQEEEENDDQVVFAIYIFDPVHDIRYSAVSQGVPAKWIKWLDVAPSAGESDEDEFEEQFGRVPDDIRDIIESGGVDPREWVAEWLEEALSLSVGVVAQRYVARRMGVGEGAGIMKGKQKVESVMAEGGGEAARAGLI, encoded by the exons ATGACCACCCACAAAGCAAAGGCTGCCGACGACGATATTGATGACTTGTTCAAGGATATCGGCGCTGATTCGGCCACCACTAAAGGCCCCAAGACAAAGCTGCCTGCAAAGGGCAAGCCAGACCCCGCGACCGATGACTTTGACCCCCTGGCCGAGCTCGAAACCCAACtcggcgaggagaaggcacCGCGACCTCACACGCCTCGCATCCGCGAAAATGTACAGAAAGCTTCGCCGGCGCTGAAGCGCacatccaccaacacccctcctcctcgcgcCGACACTGCTCGCAAGTCAGCCGAGAGTACCGGTTCCTACCATGCCACCCCCAGCGCCACCAGCTCCGAcgaggtggagaagaagctcgagcaACCTCAAGCGACAGGCACCGCATcgagcggtggtggtggctggtggGGTGGCTTGCTGTCTACCGCGACGGCAGCGATGAAGACAGCAGAAGCCGCCGTCAAGGAGATTCAGCAGAATGAAGAGGCTCGCAAATGGGCCGATCAAGTTCGTGGAAATGTCGGTGCTCTGCGCGGCCTAG GCGATGAGCTTCGTCACCGtgcccttccctccctcaccacaatcCTCCACACCCTTGCGCCGCCGATTTCCTCCCACGAGCGTCTCCTGATCCACATTACTCACGACCTAGTCGGCTATCCGTCACTTGACCCCCTCATCTACGCAGTCTTCAACCGGGTTATGGCTCAGGTAGAAGGAGGGGACCTGCTTGTCATTCAGCGTGGGCAAGAATCTGGTGCCGCATCCAATGCGCAACACTCTACTGCCGGCTGGCGCGACGGTCCATGGTGGAGAGTTACGGATGCTCCTGGGAGAGACTTGGGGATTGTTGGTGGACTGGTGGAAGGCTCCAAGCTGTGCAGGGCCAACGCGGAGGGATACGCCACCGACTACTTCAGTTCCCGTGGTGGGATTGAGGCAGCTCGCCAGAGAGCCTTGGAGCCCGTCTCTGAATCCAACCCTGTGCGCTCGTCGGATATCTTCCTCAGTGTCCAGGCTGTTTCTGTGAAGGGAGACAAGGGTCTGTTTGCGGGCACggcgggagaagaaaaggccAAGCAGGACAGCATGgcccaggaggaggaagagaatgATGACCAAGTCGTGTTTGCCATTTACATTTTCGATCCCGTCCACGACATTCGGTATTCGGCTGTTAGCCAAGGGGTCCCGGCAAAATGGATCAAGTGGCTAGATGTTGCGCCTTCAGCGGGTGAgagcgacgaggatgagttTGAGGAGCAGTTTGGACGAGTGCCGGATGATATCAGGGACATTATCGAGAGCGGCGGGGTTGACCCGAGGGAATGGGTTGCCGAGTGGCTTGAAGAGGCGCTGAGTTTGTCGGTAGGCGTTGTGGCGCAACGCTATGTCGCTCGTCGCATGGGTgtaggagagggagctggcATAATGAAGGGGAAGCAAAAGGTAGAGAGCGTGATGgccgagggtggaggggaggctgCCAGAGCTGGTCTCATTTAG